In the genome of Saprospira sp. CCB-QB6, one region contains:
- a CDS encoding SPOR domain-containing protein → MRVLPFLMAAFMALPLWGQQLQQNIYFVQLATYANPEYKDFSKVHSQGYLFAEMQPTGLYQVLMGTYSNYNSAKKKLDAVKAKGYKDAFIQRRAISEQDAVFIVQMATLDQNEDIYWPDWERLTTQLSLQLSDKKLRIAAGPYYSQAEADAALKTIQAKGGRQDMIVRRVSEKALHPLSNFERQKSKSYGKKTAVRSSVKSLQLALNQTGDYREKVDGQWGPNTEKSLLAFMQKDRTVQKYQLLSQDNFFKEEVEKYSLQYYLNLIDQDPVQAEAGLKQFKHPLAKVYRAYMYRNGDLVIDNADATINQLMQAAIGQVFINYHQKTRYDFSQQYAYGDIRQLIQHLRAIHEAVKDEPDVPCWFFRRHPQLAAEAFAPYWNNERDEYQISSDCGSFLSMPSMQLLLAMTQDLSGGKESKDLAQLNLLYAFPRGLEYDQMKALEAWNNRIWEQLATWRQGAPLQANSYKSLKVAYYNSLRELEDYFIQKGFSNRDARGLGLQTLQFAIGCQLDAACKG, encoded by the coding sequence ATGCGCGTACTACCATTTTTAATGGCTGCATTTATGGCGCTTCCACTTTGGGGGCAGCAGCTACAACAAAACATCTATTTTGTGCAGTTGGCTACCTATGCCAATCCCGAGTACAAAGATTTTTCTAAGGTGCACAGCCAAGGCTACCTTTTTGCCGAAATGCAACCTACGGGCCTTTATCAGGTTCTGATGGGAACTTATAGCAATTATAATTCGGCCAAAAAGAAATTGGATGCCGTAAAAGCGAAGGGCTACAAAGATGCTTTTATTCAGCGCAGAGCGATTTCGGAGCAAGATGCCGTTTTTATTGTGCAAATGGCTACTTTGGACCAAAACGAAGATATTTATTGGCCCGATTGGGAGCGCCTAACGACTCAACTTAGTCTACAACTATCGGATAAAAAATTGCGCATTGCAGCTGGACCTTATTACAGCCAAGCCGAAGCCGATGCGGCCTTAAAAACTATTCAGGCTAAAGGTGGCCGCCAAGATATGATCGTTCGCCGAGTAAGCGAAAAAGCTTTGCACCCCCTCAGCAATTTTGAGCGTCAAAAATCAAAAAGCTATGGCAAAAAAACGGCGGTTCGTTCTAGCGTAAAAAGTTTGCAGTTGGCCCTCAACCAAACGGGCGATTATCGAGAAAAAGTAGATGGCCAATGGGGCCCCAATACCGAAAAATCGCTTTTGGCTTTTATGCAAAAAGATCGGACGGTCCAGAAATACCAGCTGTTGAGCCAGGACAACTTTTTTAAGGAAGAGGTAGAAAAGTATAGCTTGCAATACTATCTTAATCTGATTGACCAAGATCCAGTACAGGCAGAGGCGGGCCTCAAGCAATTTAAGCATCCTTTGGCCAAAGTATACCGTGCTTATATGTATCGCAATGGCGATCTTGTTATTGATAATGCCGATGCAACAATTAACCAGTTGATGCAAGCTGCCATTGGCCAAGTATTTATCAATTATCATCAAAAAACGCGTTACGATTTTAGCCAACAATATGCTTATGGCGATATTCGTCAATTGATTCAGCATTTGCGGGCCATTCATGAGGCCGTAAAAGATGAGCCTGATGTACCTTGTTGGTTTTTCCGTCGCCACCCACAATTAGCGGCAGAAGCTTTTGCGCCTTATTGGAATAATGAGCGAGATGAATATCAAATTTCTAGCGATTGCGGAAGCTTTTTGAGTATGCCTTCTATGCAATTGTTGTTGGCCATGACGCAGGATTTATCTGGCGGAAAAGAAAGTAAAGATTTGGCCCAACTCAATTTGCTTTATGCTTTTCCTAGAGGATTGGAATATGACCAAATGAAAGCTTTAGAAGCTTGGAACAATCGTATTTGGGAACAACTAGCGACTTGGAGACAGGGAGCTCCTTTGCAAGCAAATAGCTACAAAAGTTTGAAAGTAGCTTATTATAATAGCCTTAGAGAACTGGAAGATTATTTTATCCAAAAAGGATTTAGCAATCGGGATGCTAGAGGCTTAGGCTTGCAAACTTTGCAATTTGCGATTGGTTGTCAGTTAGATGCAGCTTGCAAAGGATAA
- a CDS encoding M61 family metallopeptidase: MKKLLLALGFCGFAWQAQAQTAPPTYHYKVDLNAVKNDKLTVSLEPKDFDTQGELRFHLPKMVPGTYSIYDFGRFVSNFKALDVNGKELAVKHPDDNSWVIAEGAKLARIEYQVEDSWDTKQENVVFEPAGTNIDAKNEVFVFNNHGIFGFFAEQERRPFTIEIDRPKKLFGGTSMKRVAGDEDTDIFQVDDYHKLVDAPILYAKPDTAVIKVGNADVLIQTYSPTGMVKSKDLVQEIQPILESQRAYLGGKLPVDNYAFLIFLNEGGQSFLSGSAGALEHSYSSFYCLFEGESGDIAQTVRDVAAHEFFHIVTPLSIHSEEIHFFDYIDPKMSEHLWLYEGVTEYSAQHVQVKQRLVSAEHFLNEMSTKMATADYFKKDLPFTEMSKTCLDENKDQYPNVYMQGALIGMAIDLKLRILSKGAYGIQEMMQDLAKKYGIQKPFKDAELFDEMVAVSGFPEIKEFMLKHVAGTEPLPYVELMKEAGIEYSDHGFRTEISLLGFNPNGGIGFNPEQGLLMVANEKFIDDFGKELGLQEGDMLKKWDGKDLTPINAQEVLTSYATKAKEGYELEVLVLREEKLSKRKMRKRNRKIKKGKKVEPLALQEVNLKGKLKKVKVPQEHALNLLEEASKEQMTIRKAWLGDYILEEDVEK; the protein is encoded by the coding sequence ATGAAAAAATTACTTTTAGCCCTTGGTTTTTGTGGCTTTGCTTGGCAGGCCCAAGCACAAACCGCCCCCCCAACTTACCACTATAAAGTGGATTTAAATGCGGTGAAAAATGATAAATTGACCGTAAGTTTAGAGCCCAAGGATTTTGATACGCAAGGAGAATTGCGTTTTCATTTGCCCAAAATGGTGCCTGGCACTTATAGTATTTATGATTTTGGTCGCTTTGTTTCCAATTTTAAAGCTTTGGATGTCAATGGAAAAGAATTGGCGGTAAAGCATCCTGATGATAACAGTTGGGTGATTGCAGAGGGCGCAAAATTGGCCCGCATTGAGTACCAAGTAGAAGATAGTTGGGATACGAAGCAAGAAAATGTAGTTTTTGAGCCTGCGGGGACCAATATTGATGCAAAAAATGAAGTTTTTGTTTTCAATAACCATGGTATTTTTGGTTTTTTCGCAGAGCAAGAGCGTCGCCCATTCACTATTGAAATTGATCGTCCGAAAAAATTATTTGGCGGAACCTCTATGAAAAGAGTGGCTGGCGATGAAGACACCGATATTTTTCAGGTGGATGATTATCACAAATTGGTAGATGCGCCAATTTTGTATGCCAAGCCTGATACGGCGGTGATCAAAGTTGGGAATGCAGATGTTTTGATTCAGACTTATTCGCCTACGGGCATGGTAAAATCAAAAGATTTGGTTCAGGAAATTCAACCCATTTTAGAATCTCAACGTGCTTATTTGGGCGGAAAACTTCCGGTAGATAATTATGCTTTTTTAATTTTCTTAAATGAAGGTGGCCAAAGCTTTTTGTCGGGTTCTGCTGGAGCATTAGAGCATTCTTACTCTTCTTTTTACTGTTTATTTGAGGGCGAGTCTGGCGATATTGCCCAAACTGTTCGGGATGTTGCGGCGCATGAATTTTTTCATATTGTAACGCCTTTATCGATTCATTCGGAAGAAATTCATTTTTTCGATTATATCGACCCGAAAATGTCTGAGCACCTTTGGTTGTACGAGGGCGTAACAGAATATTCGGCTCAGCATGTGCAAGTAAAACAGCGTTTAGTTTCTGCTGAGCACTTTTTGAATGAGATGTCGACCAAAATGGCTACGGCAGACTACTTCAAAAAAGATTTGCCTTTTACGGAAATGTCTAAAACTTGTTTGGACGAAAACAAAGACCAATATCCCAACGTCTATATGCAGGGTGCTTTGATTGGGATGGCAATTGATTTAAAGTTGCGCATTTTGTCTAAGGGCGCTTATGGCATTCAGGAAATGATGCAAGATTTGGCCAAAAAATACGGCATTCAAAAACCATTTAAGGATGCAGAACTTTTTGATGAAATGGTGGCCGTTAGTGGTTTTCCCGAAATCAAAGAATTTATGCTCAAGCATGTGGCGGGCACCGAGCCTTTGCCTTATGTAGAATTGATGAAAGAAGCCGGCATTGAATATAGCGATCATGGTTTTCGGACCGAAATTTCGCTTTTGGGCTTTAATCCCAATGGTGGAATTGGCTTTAATCCAGAACAAGGTCTTTTGATGGTTGCCAATGAAAAATTCATTGATGATTTTGGAAAAGAATTGGGCTTGCAAGAAGGCGATATGCTTAAAAAATGGGACGGAAAAGATTTGACGCCCATAAATGCCCAAGAAGTATTAACTTCTTATGCTACCAAAGCCAAAGAAGGCTACGAATTGGAAGTTTTAGTTTTGCGCGAAGAAAAATTGAGCAAGCGTAAAATGCGTAAGCGCAATCGCAAAATCAAAAAAGGGAAAAAAGTAGAGCCCTTGGCCCTTCAAGAAGTTAATTTGAAAGGAAAACTCAAAAAAGTAAAAGTACCACAAGAACATGCGCTCAACTTACTTGAAGAAGCAAGCAAAGAGCAAATGACAATTCGCAAAGCATGGTTGGGCGATTACATTTTGGAAGAAGATGTAGAAAAATAA